A single region of the Streptomyces sp. ITFR-16 genome encodes:
- the afsQ1 gene encoding two-component system response regulator AfsQ1 codes for MPFLLLIEDDDAIRTALELSLSRQGHRVATAATGEDGLNLLREQRPDLVVLDVMLPGIDGFEVCRRIRRTDQLPIILLTARSDDIDVVVGLESGADDYVVKPVQGRVLDARIRAVLRRGERESTDSATFGNVVIDRSAMTVTKNGEDLQLTPTELRLLLELSRRPGQALSRQQLLRLVWEHDYLGDSRLVDACVQRLRAKVEDVPSSPTLIRTVRGVGYRLDSPQ; via the coding sequence GTGCCTTTCCTGTTGCTGATCGAGGACGACGACGCCATCCGCACGGCCCTCGAACTCTCGCTGTCACGCCAGGGCCACCGTGTGGCCACCGCGGCGACGGGAGAGGACGGCCTCAACCTGCTGCGCGAGCAGCGGCCCGACCTGGTAGTGCTGGATGTGATGCTGCCCGGGATCGACGGTTTCGAGGTGTGCCGGCGCATCCGGCGCACCGACCAGCTGCCGATCATCCTGCTGACCGCGCGAAGCGACGACATCGACGTCGTGGTCGGACTGGAGTCCGGCGCCGACGACTATGTGGTCAAACCCGTGCAGGGGCGGGTGCTCGACGCCCGCATCCGCGCGGTGCTGCGCCGCGGCGAACGGGAGTCCACCGACTCCGCGACGTTCGGGAACGTGGTGATCGACCGGTCCGCCATGACCGTCACCAAGAACGGGGAGGACCTGCAGCTCACGCCGACCGAGCTGCGACTCCTGCTCGAACTGAGCCGGCGGCCGGGCCAGGCCCTGTCCCGCCAGCAGTTGCTGCGCCTGGTCTGGGAGCACGACTACCTGGGTGACTCCCGTCTGGTGGACGCCTGTGTCCAGCGGCTGCGCGCGAAGGTGGAGGACGTCCCCTCCTCGCCGACCCTGATCCGTACCGTGCGGGGCGTGGGATACCGGCTGGACTCGCCGCAGTGA
- a CDS encoding ATP-binding protein: MLARRLAVWKLDEWEIPYGSPLSDTVALIVAQLAANAVLHGRVPGRDFELRLVYPYESGLVRIEVSDTHEDWPDASPVPQPDPDADGGRGLLIVEAVAARWGVSDRIGPGKTVWAEAGRP; this comes from the coding sequence ATGCTGGCGCGGCGCCTGGCCGTATGGAAGCTCGATGAGTGGGAAATCCCGTACGGCAGTCCGCTCTCCGACACTGTGGCGCTGATCGTCGCGCAGCTTGCGGCGAACGCGGTTCTCCATGGGCGTGTACCGGGGCGCGATTTCGAGCTGCGGCTCGTGTATCCGTACGAGTCCGGGCTCGTACGGATCGAGGTGTCGGACACGCATGAGGACTGGCCCGATGCTTCACCGGTGCCGCAGCCCGACCCGGACGCCGACGGAGGCCGGGGCCTGCTCATCGTGGAAGCGGTGGCCGCTCGTTGGGGTGTGAGCGACCGGATCGGTCCGGGCAAGACGGTGTGGGCGGAGGCGGGCCGGCCTTGA
- a CDS encoding GerMN domain-containing protein encodes MMRSERRGRRTAAALAGAALCAVLAAGCGIRTTSVPVDAGAAPSRVPCAMPAEDVASQAQQGIPVQVYLVCASQLVTVDRAVQVQEAKSDRLRIATALLDQLQQEPPADERQAGFSTDVPKTLRVAGPRAGDRKDTLRLSEQPEDLPSEALAQIVCTFTESEALVPKETVRLGGPGNYPARGYLCTAETKASPKTVPTQGAVGLL; translated from the coding sequence GTGATGCGCAGCGAACGACGGGGACGCCGCACGGCCGCGGCCCTGGCCGGTGCCGCACTCTGTGCCGTACTGGCGGCGGGCTGCGGAATCCGGACGACCTCGGTGCCGGTGGACGCGGGCGCGGCCCCGTCCCGGGTGCCGTGCGCGATGCCCGCCGAGGACGTCGCGTCCCAGGCCCAGCAGGGCATCCCCGTACAGGTCTATCTGGTCTGCGCCTCGCAGCTGGTCACCGTGGACCGCGCGGTGCAGGTCCAGGAGGCCAAGTCCGACCGGCTCCGGATCGCCACGGCGCTGCTGGACCAGTTGCAACAGGAGCCGCCGGCCGACGAGCGGCAGGCGGGCTTCTCCACGGACGTCCCGAAGACGCTGCGGGTCGCCGGCCCGCGCGCCGGCGACCGCAAGGACACCCTGCGGCTCAGCGAACAGCCGGAGGACCTGCCGTCCGAGGCACTGGCCCAGATCGTCTGTACGTTCACCGAGAGCGAGGCGCTCGTCCCCAAGGAGACGGTGCGGCTGGGCGGCCCGGGGAACTACCCGGCGCGCGGCTATCTGTGCACGGCGGAGACGAAGGCCAGCCCGAAGACCGTGCCGACGCAGGGTGCCGTCGGCCTGCTGTAG
- a CDS encoding uridine kinase: MSSQALSTRVVLLAGPSGSGKSSLAARTGLPVLRLDDFYKEAGDPTLPLVPGSTDIDWDSAQSWDADAAVTAITELCRSGHTDVPVYDLSTSSRTGHETFHIERTPLFVAEGIFAADIVERCQSLGLLADALCLRGRPSTTFRRRLLRDLREGRKSVPFLLRRGWRLMRAERRIVARQTELGAYPCNKPEALGRLAAAAAGRCRTPAAPSPSTAAAAAKSGPSGG, from the coding sequence GTGAGTTCCCAAGCGCTTTCGACCCGCGTCGTCCTGCTGGCGGGCCCCTCCGGCTCCGGCAAGTCCTCCCTCGCCGCACGCACCGGCCTTCCGGTGCTGCGGCTCGACGACTTCTACAAGGAGGCGGGCGACCCCACGCTGCCGCTCGTCCCCGGCAGTACGGACATCGACTGGGACTCCGCACAGTCCTGGGACGCCGACGCGGCGGTCACCGCGATCACCGAGCTGTGCCGCTCCGGGCACACCGATGTCCCCGTGTACGACCTCTCCACCAGCTCCCGCACCGGGCACGAGACCTTCCACATCGAGCGCACCCCGCTCTTCGTGGCCGAGGGGATCTTCGCGGCGGACATAGTCGAGCGCTGCCAGTCCCTGGGCCTGCTGGCGGACGCCCTGTGCCTGCGCGGCCGTCCGTCCACGACATTCCGCCGCCGGCTGCTGCGGGATCTGCGCGAGGGCCGGAAGTCCGTGCCGTTCCTGCTGCGGCGCGGCTGGCGCCTGATGCGGGCCGAACGCCGCATCGTGGCCCGCCAGACGGAACTGGGCGCCTACCCCTGCAACAAGCCCGAGGCCCTGGGCCGCCTGGCAGCGGCGGCAGCGGGCCGCTGCCGCACACCTGCCGCCCCCAGCCCCTCCACGGCCGCCGCAGCGGCGAAATCGGGCCCCTCAGGCGGTTGA
- a CDS encoding aldehyde dehydrogenase family protein — translation MSDNRLSVFKTYKLYVGGKFPRSESGRVYEVTDSKGKWLANAPQSSRKDARDAVVAARKAFGGWSGATAYNRGQILYRIAEMLEGRKEQFVREVAEAEGLSKSKAAAVVDAAVDRWVWYAGWTDKIAQVVGGANPVAGPFFNLSTPEPTGVVTVLAPQESSFLGLVSVLAPVIAAGNTAVVVASARSPLPALSLGEVLATSDLPGGVVNILSGRTAEIATPLASHQDVNGIDLTGADAELATELEIAAADNLKRVSRPQAVDGDEWSADPGTRRLTAFLETKTVWHPTGALGVSGSSY, via the coding sequence ATGTCCGATAACCGTCTGAGCGTCTTCAAGACCTACAAGCTGTACGTCGGGGGCAAGTTCCCCCGCTCCGAGAGCGGCCGGGTGTACGAGGTGACGGACTCCAAGGGCAAGTGGCTGGCGAACGCGCCCCAGTCCTCCCGCAAGGACGCGCGCGACGCCGTCGTGGCCGCCCGCAAGGCGTTCGGCGGCTGGTCGGGCGCGACCGCGTACAACCGCGGCCAGATCCTCTACCGCATCGCGGAGATGCTGGAGGGCCGCAAGGAGCAGTTCGTCCGCGAGGTGGCGGAGGCCGAGGGCCTGTCGAAGTCCAAGGCGGCGGCCGTCGTGGACGCGGCGGTGGACCGCTGGGTCTGGTACGCGGGCTGGACCGACAAGATCGCCCAGGTCGTGGGCGGGGCGAACCCGGTCGCGGGGCCGTTCTTCAACCTCTCGACCCCGGAGCCGACGGGCGTGGTGACCGTGCTCGCACCGCAGGAGTCCTCGTTCCTGGGCCTGGTCTCGGTGCTCGCCCCGGTGATCGCGGCCGGCAACACGGCGGTCGTCGTGGCCTCCGCCAGGTCCCCGCTGCCCGCGCTGTCGCTGGGCGAGGTGCTGGCCACCTCGGACCTGCCGGGCGGTGTGGTCAACATCCTGTCGGGCAGGACCGCGGAGATCGCCACGCCGCTCGCCTCCCACCAGGACGTGAACGGCATCGACCTCACGGGCGCGGACGCGGAGCTGGCCACGGAGCTGGAGATCGCGGCGGCCGACAACCTGAAGCGCGTCTCCCGCCCACAGGCTGTGGACGGCGACGAATGGTCGGCCGATCCCGGTACGCGCCGGCTGACGGCGTTCCTGGAGACCAAGACGGTCTGGCACCCGACGGGCGCGCTGGGCGTGTCGGGCTCCTCGTACTGA
- a CDS encoding DUF6879 family protein: MHPPAREARARAQRGAVQMEMRDGYVLDDPRYLAWWNRQGVYLADRASWWGSRHDHVGEVAVPGVMARRDLIVSEPVTDYVRYEHDLTPTNLAAGEEARWLPRRWTTALALPVVDFRVFDDELVPFRHFVGGGGELAVKGREYVTGPSRAKPSCAREASEAVRRRAVPHAECDPV; encoded by the coding sequence GTGCACCCACCCGCACGTGAGGCTCGCGCACGTGCCCAACGCGGCGCTGTGCAAATGGAGATGCGCGACGGCTACGTCCTCGACGACCCGAGATACCTCGCCTGGTGGAACAGGCAGGGGGTCTATCTCGCCGACCGGGCATCGTGGTGGGGGTCGAGGCATGACCATGTCGGGGAAGTGGCCGTCCCAGGTGTCATGGCTCGCCGGGACCTGATCGTCTCGGAGCCCGTTACCGACTATGTGCGCTACGAGCACGACCTGACGCCCACCAACCTCGCCGCCGGCGAAGAAGCACGCTGGTTGCCGCGCCGGTGGACGACTGCTCTTGCCCTGCCCGTCGTGGATTTCCGGGTGTTCGACGACGAACTCGTACCGTTCCGTCATTTCGTCGGAGGCGGCGGCGAACTCGCTGTGAAAGGACGGGAGTACGTCACCGGTCCGAGCCGGGCCAAGCCGTCCTGTGCAAGAGAAGCGTCGGAGGCTGTTCGGCGGCGGGCCGTCCCGCATGCGGAGTGTGACCCCGTCTGA
- a CDS encoding PspC domain-containing protein — protein MAALARPRDGRMIGGVCAALARRFGTSAGTMRVIFLVSCLLPGPQFLLYLALWLLLPQEEGSASAAW, from the coding sequence ATGGCCGCACTTGCCCGCCCCCGCGACGGACGCATGATCGGCGGAGTGTGCGCAGCGCTGGCACGACGCTTCGGCACCTCCGCGGGGACCATGCGCGTCATCTTCCTGGTCTCGTGCCTGCTGCCGGGGCCTCAGTTCCTGCTCTATCTGGCGCTGTGGCTGCTGCTGCCGCAGGAGGAGGGCTCGGCCTCGGCGGCCTGGTAG
- a CDS encoding SigE family RNA polymerase sigma factor, with product MNATHSITASAVVTRLHDVGRSTEKSGAAVNGRGCVRGAGRQHPSFMTVVDAGNGGSTYGEATGERKPAAQTEDAEAAFTAYVQERRASLYATAYHLTGDRFEAEDLLQSALFSTYRAWDRISDKAAVGGYLRRTMTNLHISAWRRRKLNEYPTEELPETVGDTDAMRGTELRAVLWQALARLPELQRTMLVLRYYEGRTDPEIASILDISVGTVKSSIWRSLRRLREDEVLSFGRDEEESFGELVA from the coding sequence ATGAACGCAACTCACAGCATCACCGCAAGCGCAGTTGTCACGCGTCTCCACGACGTCGGGCGGAGCACGGAGAAGTCCGGCGCCGCAGTGAACGGACGGGGGTGCGTTCGAGGCGCCGGGCGTCAGCATCCGTCGTTCATGACGGTCGTTGACGCGGGCAACGGGGGAAGCACGTACGGGGAGGCCACGGGGGAGCGGAAGCCCGCGGCGCAGACCGAGGACGCCGAAGCGGCGTTCACGGCCTACGTCCAGGAGCGCCGCGCCTCCCTGTACGCCACCGCCTACCACCTGACCGGTGACCGGTTCGAGGCCGAGGACCTGCTGCAGAGCGCCCTCTTCTCGACCTACCGGGCGTGGGACCGGATCAGCGACAAGGCGGCGGTCGGCGGTTATCTGCGCCGCACCATGACCAATCTGCACATCAGCGCCTGGCGCAGGCGCAAGCTGAACGAATACCCGACCGAGGAGCTGCCGGAGACGGTGGGCGACACGGACGCGATGCGCGGTACGGAGCTGCGCGCCGTGCTCTGGCAGGCGCTGGCGCGACTGCCCGAGCTGCAGCGCACCATGCTGGTCCTGCGCTACTACGAGGGCCGCACGGACCCGGAGATCGCGTCCATCCTCGACATCAGTGTCGGCACGGTGAAGTCCAGCATCTGGCGGTCGCTCCGCCGGCTGCGCGAGGACGAGGTCCTCAGCTTCGGCCGTGACGAGGAGGAGTCCTTCGGCGAGCTGGTGGCCTGA
- a CDS encoding HAMP domain-containing sensor histidine kinase, whose translation MSTAVRRSLLAGLRWTSLRLRLVVVFALVALTAAVSASGIAYWLNREAVLTRTQDSALGDFRQEMQSRAASLPLRPTKEDLQTAAVQMASSSPGYSVLLIDERDPGKPIVGNSDLDTFTRSNVPLSLQKQVSRKQPVKAGNKYEYHLFWQRTSIRGTPYLVAGTKIIGGGPTGYMLKSLDQERQDLSSLAWSLGIATALALVGSALLAQAAATTVLRPVQRLGDAARKLGEGKLDTRLVVSGTDELADLSRTFNRTAGSLEKKVADMSAREEASRRFVADMSHELRTPLTAITAVAEVLEDEADSLDPMIAPAVHLVVSETRRLNDLVENLMEVTRFDAGTARLVLDTVDVADQVTACIDARAWLDAVDLDAERGMLVRLDPRRLDVILANLIGNALKHGGSPVRVAVRTEGDDLVIEVRDHGPGIPEDVLPHVFDRFYKASASRPRSEGSGLGLSIAMENAHIHGGDITAANSPDGDGAVFVLRLPRDAEALGRTTGDDDAVHPDQEDDAT comes from the coding sequence GTGAGCACGGCTGTGCGGCGGAGCCTGCTCGCCGGGCTCCGCTGGACCAGCCTGCGGCTGCGGCTCGTCGTCGTGTTCGCGCTGGTCGCGCTGACGGCCGCGGTGTCGGCGTCCGGGATCGCGTACTGGCTGAACCGCGAGGCGGTGCTGACCCGTACCCAGGACTCGGCGCTCGGGGACTTCCGCCAGGAGATGCAGAGCCGGGCGGCCTCGCTGCCGCTGCGGCCCACCAAGGAGGACCTGCAGACCGCCGCCGTGCAGATGGCGAGCAGCAGCCCCGGTTACAGCGTGCTGCTGATCGACGAGCGCGACCCCGGCAAGCCCATCGTCGGCAACTCCGACCTGGACACCTTCACCCGCAGCAACGTTCCGCTCTCGCTGCAGAAGCAGGTCAGCAGGAAGCAGCCGGTCAAGGCGGGCAACAAGTACGAGTACCACCTGTTCTGGCAGCGCACCTCGATCCGCGGCACGCCGTACCTCGTCGCCGGTACGAAGATCATCGGCGGCGGTCCGACGGGGTACATGCTCAAGTCGCTCGACCAGGAGCGCCAGGACCTGAGCTCGCTGGCCTGGTCGCTGGGGATCGCCACGGCGCTCGCCCTGGTCGGCTCCGCCCTGCTCGCGCAGGCCGCGGCCACGACGGTGCTGCGGCCCGTGCAGCGTCTCGGTGACGCCGCGCGCAAGCTCGGCGAGGGCAAGCTCGACACCCGGCTCGTGGTGTCCGGCACGGACGAACTCGCGGACCTCTCCCGTACGTTCAACCGGACGGCGGGCTCGCTGGAGAAGAAGGTCGCGGACATGAGCGCGCGGGAGGAGGCCAGCCGCCGCTTCGTCGCCGACATGTCGCACGAGCTGCGCACCCCGCTCACCGCGATCACCGCGGTGGCCGAGGTGCTGGAGGACGAGGCCGACAGCCTCGACCCGATGATCGCGCCCGCCGTGCACCTGGTGGTCAGCGAGACCCGGCGGCTCAACGACCTGGTGGAGAACCTGATGGAGGTCACCCGCTTCGACGCGGGCACGGCCCGTCTGGTCCTGGACACCGTCGACGTCGCCGACCAGGTGACCGCCTGCATCGACGCCCGCGCCTGGCTGGACGCGGTGGACCTGGACGCCGAGCGCGGCATGCTGGTCCGCCTCGATCCGCGCCGGCTCGACGTGATCCTGGCGAATCTGATCGGCAACGCGCTGAAGCACGGCGGTTCGCCGGTACGGGTCGCGGTGCGGACCGAGGGCGACGACCTCGTCATCGAGGTGCGCGACCACGGCCCCGGCATCCCCGAGGACGTCCTGCCGCACGTCTTCGACCGCTTCTACAAGGCCAGCGCCTCCCGGCCGCGCTCCGAGGGCAGCGGGCTCGGGCTCTCGATCGCCATGGAGAACGCGCACATCCACGGCGGTGACATCACCGCCGCGAACTCGCCGGACGGCGACGGGGCGGTGTTCGTCCTGCGCCTGCCGCGCGACGCCGAGGCACTGGGCCGCACCACCGGGGACGACGACGCGGTCCACCCGGACCAGGAGGACGACGCGACGTGA
- a CDS encoding helix-turn-helix transcriptional regulator: MDASPSSSVQAARQDLADRLGEIRRDAGLSGKGLAARLGWYPSKVSRIENARTAPSAEDVQVWCDACDATDQAADLVRSLRTVEGMFVEWRRMERDGLRQAQVAVRPLFERTSRFRSYSPSVVPGLIQSRAYTEAVLRAVQRRRVAIDDVAAAVDARVERQRVLHDPGKVFAFLLEESVLRAGIGGREVMVGQLGHLITAGAQPNISLGVIPARPDRTHMPVEEFWIFDSSRVTVELVSGYLTVSQAHEVSQYASAFAELSDHAVYGGEARALMMDALRRLG, encoded by the coding sequence ATGGACGCCTCTCCGTCATCGAGCGTTCAGGCCGCCCGACAGGATCTCGCAGACCGGCTGGGCGAGATCCGTCGAGACGCCGGCCTGTCCGGTAAGGGCTTGGCCGCGCGCCTCGGGTGGTACCCCTCGAAGGTCAGCCGGATCGAGAACGCCCGCACCGCGCCGTCGGCGGAGGATGTCCAGGTCTGGTGCGACGCGTGCGACGCAACGGATCAGGCCGCCGACTTGGTGCGCTCGCTGCGCACGGTCGAGGGCATGTTCGTCGAGTGGCGCCGCATGGAGCGAGACGGACTGCGGCAGGCGCAGGTCGCCGTCCGCCCGCTGTTCGAACGTACATCGCGATTCCGGTCCTACTCGCCATCGGTGGTGCCCGGCCTGATACAGAGCCGCGCCTACACCGAGGCCGTCCTGCGGGCGGTGCAGCGGCGTCGTGTCGCGATCGACGATGTCGCAGCCGCGGTGGACGCCCGGGTGGAGCGGCAACGCGTGCTGCACGATCCGGGCAAGGTATTCGCGTTCCTGCTCGAGGAGTCCGTGCTGCGCGCGGGAATCGGTGGCCGCGAGGTCATGGTGGGGCAGCTTGGCCACCTGATCACCGCAGGGGCGCAGCCGAATATCAGTCTCGGTGTCATCCCGGCGCGGCCGGACCGCACCCACATGCCCGTCGAAGAGTTCTGGATCTTCGATTCCTCCCGGGTGACGGTTGAGCTGGTTTCGGGGTACCTCACGGTTTCGCAGGCGCACGAGGTGAGCCAGTACGCCTCGGCGTTCGCCGAGTTGTCCGATCACGCTGTGTACGGAGGCGAGGCGCGAGCGCTCATGATGGACGCTCTGCGACGGCTCGGGTGA
- a CDS encoding alpha/beta hydrolase, producing MAQRALPLPAARLGRAVRTAGSSTAVSGVVLLLPDGEPYSYRRPSSLAYALQLPLARTLARAGRDDGLAAHLVHYRCRGWNTADAHPAADAEWAVEEVVRRYGDVPVCLAGHGMGARAALRAGGHPAVAAVLALAPWLPPDGNTEGDGDAADVPEPVKHLSGRPVLLVHGTNDARCDPELSFRLAQRAKKANRDTCRFEVHSDGHALRQHHAEVAALASDFVRGALFGHAYARPVADALAAPPPLGLRMPLAAGFGKSLRG from the coding sequence ATGGCACAGCGCGCACTCCCCCTGCCTGCTGCGAGGCTGGGACGGGCCGTCAGGACGGCCGGATCATCGACAGCGGTCAGCGGCGTGGTCCTGCTGCTCCCGGACGGCGAGCCCTACTCGTACCGCCGCCCCTCCTCCCTGGCGTACGCCCTCCAGCTCCCGCTGGCGCGCACCCTGGCCCGCGCGGGCCGGGACGACGGCCTGGCCGCGCATCTGGTCCACTACCGCTGCCGCGGCTGGAACACGGCGGACGCGCATCCGGCGGCGGACGCCGAATGGGCGGTGGAGGAGGTGGTGCGCCGCTACGGCGACGTCCCCGTCTGCCTGGCCGGCCACGGCATGGGCGCCCGGGCCGCCCTGCGCGCCGGCGGCCACCCGGCGGTGGCGGCGGTCCTGGCACTGGCCCCCTGGCTGCCGCCGGACGGGAACACGGAAGGGGACGGCGACGCGGCCGACGTCCCCGAGCCGGTGAAACACCTCTCCGGCCGCCCGGTGCTGCTGGTGCACGGCACGAATGACGCGCGCTGCGACCCGGAGCTGTCGTTCCGGCTGGCCCAGCGCGCGAAGAAGGCCAACCGGGACACCTGCCGCTTCGAGGTCCACTCGGACGGCCACGCACTGCGCCAGCACCACGCCGAAGTGGCCGCTCTCGCCTCGGACTTCGTACGCGGCGCACTGTTCGGCCACGCCTACGCCCGCCCGGTCGCCGACGCACTCGCGGCGCCGCCGCCACTGGGGCTGCGGATGCCGCTGGCGGCAGGTTTCGGCAAGTCGCTGCGGGGCTGA
- a CDS encoding DUF397 domain-containing protein, whose amino-acid sequence MSTTTELNWFKSSYSGGDGDNCIEVAADAETIHIRDSKDIALLPLAVSGSAWADFTAYASSSEVC is encoded by the coding sequence ATGAGCACGACCACAGAGCTGAACTGGTTCAAGAGCAGCTACAGCGGCGGCGACGGCGACAACTGCATTGAGGTCGCAGCGGATGCGGAGACCATCCACATCCGCGACTCCAAGGACATCGCGCTTCTTCCTCTGGCCGTCTCCGGCAGCGCCTGGGCCGACTTCACCGCGTACGCGTCAAGCAGCGAGGTCTGCTAG
- a CDS encoding VanZ family protein, giving the protein MRQGSGGQAVIRFRAVGVSLLLAHLLLVGWLTLRPLDVPWVTAANLSPFAGIKADLSLGPAAAARRIGEGLLLLAPLGVLLPMAGGRLHVSPWASLARTVAAGSLISLAIELGQTGVPGQVVDVDSLFLNTIGIALAHVLVVPACRARLRRRGGERVRPARRTGHEAPQGSTPTISRVGIAP; this is encoded by the coding sequence GTGCGTCAAGGTTCGGGCGGCCAAGCCGTCATCCGCTTCCGCGCGGTCGGGGTGTCTCTCCTCCTCGCGCATCTGCTGCTCGTCGGGTGGCTGACTCTTCGCCCGCTGGACGTGCCGTGGGTGACCGCCGCCAACCTCTCGCCGTTCGCCGGCATCAAGGCCGATCTGTCCCTCGGCCCGGCCGCCGCCGCCCGCCGGATCGGTGAGGGCCTCCTGCTGCTGGCGCCCCTGGGTGTGCTGCTCCCGATGGCCGGCGGCCGGCTGCACGTCTCCCCGTGGGCCTCGCTGGCCCGTACGGTCGCGGCCGGTTCGCTGATCTCGCTCGCGATCGAGCTGGGCCAGACCGGGGTGCCCGGCCAGGTCGTCGACGTCGACTCGCTGTTCCTGAACACCATCGGCATCGCCCTCGCCCATGTCCTGGTCGTACCGGCGTGCCGGGCGCGGCTGCGCCGGCGCGGCGGGGAGCGGGTCCGGCCGGCCCGCCGGACCGGCCACGAGGCCCCTCAGGGGTCGACCCCGACGATTTCCAGGGTCGGTATCGCCCCGTAG
- a CDS encoding adenosine deaminase — protein MMSPTLNVPGQDQIRRAPKVLLHDHLDGGLRPGTIVDLALASGYDGLPETDADKLGIWFREAADSGSLERYLETFAHTCAVMQTRDALVRVAAECAEDLAADGVVYAEVRYAPEQHLEAGLTLEEVVEAVNEGFREGERRARQDGNRIRVGALLTAMRHAARSLEIAELANRYRGQGVVGFDIAGAEAGFPPTRHLDAFEYLKRENNHFTIHAGEAFGLPSIWQAIQWCGADRLGHGVRIIDDIEVAEDGSVKLGRLASYVRDKRIPLELCPTSNLQTGAAASYAEHPIGLLRKLHFRATVNTDNRLMSGTSMSQEFEKLTETFGYTLDDMQWFTVNAMKSAFIPFDERLAMISDVIKPGYAELKSEWLFEQTAATSVSTSVSE, from the coding sequence ATGATGAGCCCGACCCTCAATGTGCCCGGCCAGGACCAGATCCGGCGTGCCCCCAAGGTCCTTCTCCACGACCACCTCGACGGCGGACTGCGCCCCGGGACGATCGTCGACCTCGCCCTGGCGAGCGGATACGACGGACTTCCCGAGACCGACGCCGACAAGCTCGGCATCTGGTTCCGCGAGGCCGCCGACTCCGGTTCGCTGGAGCGGTACCTGGAGACGTTCGCGCACACCTGCGCCGTCATGCAGACCCGTGACGCGCTGGTCCGGGTCGCCGCCGAGTGCGCCGAGGACCTGGCCGCCGACGGCGTCGTCTACGCCGAGGTGCGGTACGCCCCCGAGCAGCACCTGGAAGCCGGACTGACCCTCGAAGAGGTCGTCGAGGCCGTCAACGAGGGCTTCCGTGAGGGCGAGCGGCGGGCCCGGCAGGACGGCAACCGGATCCGGGTCGGTGCCCTGCTCACCGCGATGCGGCACGCCGCCCGCTCGCTGGAGATCGCCGAACTCGCCAACCGCTACCGGGGCCAGGGCGTCGTCGGCTTCGACATCGCGGGCGCCGAGGCGGGCTTCCCTCCCACCCGGCACCTGGACGCCTTCGAGTACCTCAAGCGCGAGAACAACCACTTCACCATCCACGCGGGCGAGGCCTTCGGCCTGCCGTCGATCTGGCAGGCCATCCAGTGGTGCGGCGCCGACCGGCTCGGCCACGGGGTCCGGATCATCGACGACATCGAGGTCGCCGAGGACGGCAGCGTGAAGCTCGGCCGGCTCGCCTCGTACGTACGGGACAAGCGCATCCCGCTGGAGCTCTGCCCGACGTCGAACCTGCAGACCGGCGCCGCCGCCTCGTACGCCGAGCACCCCATCGGGCTGCTGCGCAAGCTCCATTTCCGGGCCACCGTGAACACGGACAACCGGCTGATGAGCGGGACGAGCATGAGCCAGGAATTCGAGAAGCTGACCGAGACCTTCGGATACACGCTCGACGACATGCAGTGGTTCACCGTCAATGCGATGAAATCAGCATTCATTCCTTTCGATGAACGTCTGGCGATGATCAGTGACGTCATCAAGCCCGGATACGCCGAGCTGAAGTCCGAATGGCTCTTCGAGCAGACCGCTGCGACCAGCGTGTCTACCTCGGTTTCCGAGTGA